The following DNA comes from Longimicrobium sp..
GCCACCGCCGCGCCGGAGGGCGGGCCGGGAACCGCGCCGGCCGCTCAGACCGGCACCACCGCCGCCTCGGTGACGATCGATCCCGCGCGGCTGGCGGCGCACGTGCGCACGCTGTCGTCGGACGAGTTCCTGGGGCGCGGGCCGGCCACGCCCGGCGAGGAAAAAACGGTGGCGTACATCGCCCAGCAGTTCCAGGCCGCCGGCCTGCAGCCCGGCGGGCCCAACGGGAGCTGGTACCAGGAGGTGCCGCTCCTGATGTCCAACATCGTGGGCACGCCGGATCTCAGCATCACCGTGGGCGGACGGCGGCAGAGCCTGACGCAGGGGGAACAGATCGCCGTGCGCTCCACCATGCTCAACCAGGACCGCGTCGACATCCGCGAGGCGCCGCTCATCTTCCTGGGCTACGGGGTGCAGGCGAAGGAGCGGAACTGGGACGACTTCAAGGGCGAGAACCTGCGCGGCAAGGTGGGCATCGTCCTGATCAACGACCCGGACTTCGAGACGGGGCAGGGCGACTTCGGCGGCAAGGCGATGACGTACTACGGCCGCTGGACGTACAAGTACGAGGAGGCCGCGCGGCAGGGGCTCGCCGGGCTGCTGATCGTGCACGAGACGGCGCCCGCGTCGTACGGCTGGGCGACGGTCAAGAACAGCAACACCAACACGATGTTCGACATCGTGCGCCCCGATCCGTCGGCGGTGCACCCGGCGCTGGAGGCGTGGATCCAGCGCGACGTGGCGGTGGAGCTGATGCGCGCGGCGGGGCAGGACTTCGAGGCGCTCAAGCGGCGGGCGCAGACGCGCGAGTTCCGGCCGGTGACGCTGAGCGGCGCCACCTTCTCCGCCAGCTACGGCGTGCGGCGCGCCAACATCCGCTCGCGCAACGTGCTGGGGCGCCTTGCGGGGAGGACGCATCCCAACGAGACGATCCTGTACGGCGGCCACTGGGACCACCTGGGCGTGGGGCGGCCCGATGCGCGCGGCGACAGCATCTACAACGGCGCGGTGGACAACGCCACGGGAGTCGCGGCGGTCATCGAGGTGGCGCGCGCCTTCGCCGCCGGGCCGCGGCCGGAGCGGTCGGTGGTATTCGCCGCGTGGACGGTGGAGGAGAAGGGGCTGCTCGGCTCCGAGTACTACGCCGCCAACCCCGTCTATCCGCTGGAGACCACGGTGGCGGGCTTCAACATCGACGCGCTCTCGCCCACGGGACCCGCGCGCGACGTGCTGGTGATCGGCTACGGGCAGAGCGAGCTGGAGGACCGGCTGGAGCGCGTGCTGGCCGCGAACGGGCGGGTGGTGGCACGCGACCGAAGCCCGGAGGCGGGGTACTTCTACCGCTCCGACCACTTCCCCATGGCCAAGCGCGGCGTCCCCATGCTGTACGTGGACAGCGGCGAGGACCTGGTGGCCGGCGGCAGCGCAGCGGGCGAGGCGTCCGCTCAGGCGTACACCCGCGACCGCTACCACCAGCCCGCGGACGAGTTCGACGCGGCGACCTGGAACTTCGCGGGAATCGCCCAGGACGCGCTGGTGCTTTACCGGCTGGGGATGCAGCTCGCCAGCTCGCGCGACTGGCCGAACTACCGCACGACGTCCGAGTTCCGGCCCACGCGCGATGCATCGGCGGCGCGCAGGCAGTAGCGCGGCGGCGGCATCGTCGGGGGCTCACGCGAAGGCGCGAAGGCGCAAAGAAAGGATTTCCACGTCTTTCCTTTGCGTCTTTGCGCCTTTGCGTGATACCATTTAGACGATCTCAGTGTGCATTCCGACCGGCTTTTCTCACGCGGAGGCGCTGAGGCGCGGAGAAAAACAACAGCAAAAGCCTCACACAGAGAACACAGAGAAAACTAAAAGCCACAGAGGAAGCCTTGAGCTGTTCTCTCTGTGGCTCTGTGTCTCTGTGTGAGCCATGCAGTTGCATTTCTCTCTGCGTCTCCGCGCCTCCGCGTGAGACTTCCGTACGGGGCTTTGCACAACTCGGGATGACGAATGGTATGACATCCCGGTCGTTTCTCTTCATGCTCAGCGCGACTCGGGTTCGAGGCCGGGGCGGTAGCGGCGGATGGTGGCGCGCTCGATGTCGGCGTCGGTGAAGGCGACGGGCTTCATGCGGTTGGCGGCGAACATCGCGGCCTGGTCGTCGAGGTGCGGCGAGCCGGGGCGGCTGCTCTGGCCGTACGCCAGCACGCTGTAGGCGCGCACCGGGGTGGTGAACTCCACCGCCAGCACCCACCCGTCGCCCGTGACGGCGGTGCGCGTGCCGTCCGCCTCTTCGCGATAGCCCAGCACGCGGAAGCACCCCATCAGGCCGCTGCACCCGCCCACCGGCACGTCCACCGAG
Coding sequences within:
- a CDS encoding M28 family metallopeptidase, with product MKLLRSTVPLLALAACATAAPEGGPGTAPAAQTGTTAASVTIDPARLAAHVRTLSSDEFLGRGPATPGEEKTVAYIAQQFQAAGLQPGGPNGSWYQEVPLLMSNIVGTPDLSITVGGRRQSLTQGEQIAVRSTMLNQDRVDIREAPLIFLGYGVQAKERNWDDFKGENLRGKVGIVLINDPDFETGQGDFGGKAMTYYGRWTYKYEEAARQGLAGLLIVHETAPASYGWATVKNSNTNTMFDIVRPDPSAVHPALEAWIQRDVAVELMRAAGQDFEALKRRAQTREFRPVTLSGATFSASYGVRRANIRSRNVLGRLAGRTHPNETILYGGHWDHLGVGRPDARGDSIYNGAVDNATGVAAVIEVARAFAAGPRPERSVVFAAWTVEEKGLLGSEYYAANPVYPLETTVAGFNIDALSPTGPARDVLVIGYGQSELEDRLERVLAANGRVVARDRSPEAGYFYRSDHFPMAKRGVPMLYVDSGEDLVAGGSAAGEASAQAYTRDRYHQPADEFDAATWNFAGIAQDALVLYRLGMQLASSRDWPNYRTTSEFRPTRDASAARRQ